Proteins encoded together in one Cicer arietinum cultivar CDC Frontier isolate Library 1 chromosome 4, Cicar.CDCFrontier_v2.0, whole genome shotgun sequence window:
- the LOC101507078 gene encoding uncharacterized protein, with protein sequence MYWHGVMAGQMGHMEEEVWRKGPWTGEEDRLLIDYVRMHGEGRWNSVARLTGLKRNGKSCRLRWVNYLRPDLKRGQITPQEESIILELHARWGNRWSTIARNLPGRTDNEIKNYWRTHFKKKAKNPSDAAEKAKNRFMRKQLFHQQQQQLQQQQQFNLDMKSVMSLVEENNINNYRVPYISQARQEMFNMCPNNIEEQGYFMLNGNSSVPEASVEDILWDGLWNLDDVHGNFSVANATNKNGLYNLVSPYC encoded by the exons ATGTATTGGCATGGAGTGATGGCTGGCCAAATGGGTCATATGGAGGAAGAGGTATGGAGGAAGGGACCATGGACTGGTGAAGAAGATAGGTTGCTTATTGATTATGTTAGGATGCATGGTGAAGGAAGATGGAACTCTGTTGCTAGGCTTACTG GATTAAAAAGGAATGGAAAGAGCTGCAGATTAAGATGGGTGAATTACCTAAGACCAGATCTCAAAAGGGGTCAAATAACACCACAAGAAGAGAGCATAATTTTAGAACTGCATGCTAGATGGGGAAACag GTGGTCAACAATCGCTAGAAATTTACCGGGAAGAACGGACAATGAAATAAAGAATTATTGGCGGACTCATTTCAAGAAAAAGGCAAAAAATCCCTCTGACGCTGCAGAAAAGGCGAAAAATCGATTCATGAGGAAACAACTATttcaccaacaacaacaacaattgcaacaacaacaacaatttaacTTAGACATGAAAAGTGTGATGTCCTTGGTTgaggaaaataatattaataactatAGAGTGCCTTATATATCTCAAGCTAGACAAGAAATGTTTAATATGTGTCCTAACAACATAGAAGAGCAGGGTTACTTTATGCTTAATGGAAACTCTTCTGTACCTGAGGCATCAGTTGAAGATATTTTGTGGGATGGACTTTGGAATTTGGATGATGTTCATGGCAATTTTAGTGTTGCTAATGCAACAAACAAAAATGGCCTATACAATTTAGTTTCTCCCTATTGCTAA